The Bacillus sp. SM2101 genome includes the window TCCTTTACTTTGTGAACCAAATCTATAAGATTGTTAGCATAATTGATTAAGTCTTTAGGAAGGTTTTCGATAGTCATTTCCCATAAGTTTGGATCTTGACGTTTACGTGTCTCAAGACCAAATGCTAGACCTTGTATAAAAGGTGCTAGGTCTTCTTTTTCCTCGATTGATTGGATGATCTTTTGTCCAAGGAATAAATTATCAAATATACTATAGGCTACAGCAAGCCCCATTCCACTAAGGATGTCGTTTCGATAAGGGAATTGTTGACCTAATCTATTTAATTCTTTTAAAGCAACATCCCACTGAAACCGGCTAATAAACCACAAACTTCTTCCAAACCCTTGAAAACAAACACGTTTTTGTTGCTCAGAGAAGTTATTAAATAAATTAATACATTGTTTGTTGTAGATATAGTGGAAGAGGCCTATCTTGAACCCTACACCATCGAACATAATATGTGAGTAATTAGGGTTTAATTGATTTACTAATTTGGAGTATTTCTTTTGATCATATTTGTAAAGTAAATGTAGCCACCATCCTAATCCAACATAATATTGATAAATTGAAGCAGGTGATAATTGGTTTATTTGCTTTTCAAAGTGAGAACCCTTATGCCTAGCAAAGCTGGATTTAATACCAAATCCAATTGCAGTACCTTCATAAGAAAAACCTCTATAGAACTGTGGGTTTAATTTTTGAAGGACAAGACTTAAAAGCTTAGTGGAAGGGATAATTAATGGAGATAGTGCACCTGTGAAGAAGCTGACAAGTACATGCTTAAACCTTTTCTTAAAGAAACTGTCTTGGTTATTAAAATAATGTTGATAAAAGTAGAACCATCTTCTAGTAAACCTGTATTTATAAGACTTCAATTTTTTTCCCACCTTAAACAAGGTATTGAAACAGATCTTCTACTTTTCGTAGATTAATAAGTTCCTCTTCATTTATAACTACACCAAACTCCCTTTCTAAATGTACTGCTAGTTCAAGAGCCATTAGTGAATCAACACCAATTTCTTCGAATGTGCTTTCGTTTTGGATTTCTTCTTGGTTAATATCAGCGATTTCGGCAATAAGACTAAGTACCAAATCTGTTTTTTCTTGGTAATTCATATATCTTCATCCTTTCTATATTAATCCCCCATCAACTGTTAATGTTTGACCTGTTATATAAGACGCGTTTGATGATAAAAAGAAAAGAATTGTCTTAGCAACTTCTTCTTTTTCGCCAAGTCTATTAAGGGATATTTGTTTTTTTGCACTTTCTTTCTTTGAATGAGGGATGCTATTTAGCATATCCGTATTAATATATCCTGGTGCAACACAGTTTACCCGAACTCCGAAGCTTCCAATTTCCCGAGAAAGAGCCTTTGTAAAACCTATTATCCCTGCTTTTGCTGCAGTGTAATTGACTTGGCCAACGGTGCCTATTATTCCGGAAATTGAGGCGATATTAACAATACTTCCTTGCTGTACCAAAATTGTTCTAAGTAATTTTCGTGTTAAATAAGCAGTACTATTTAAGTTTACTTGAATTACATTATCCCATTCATCATCTTCCATTTGAAAAAAGGGCTTATCTATATTGGTTCCAGCATTATTTACTAAAAAATGTATTTTAGGAGATATATTCGAAACAGTGTTTAATAGATGGTCTATTTCTTCTTTTTTACTAAAATCACAAGGAACCCCTTTAACAAATACATCATATTCACTAAATTCTTCTATTAATGATTTAGCTTCTTGAATACTTTTGTTATATGTGAACACTACATTGGTTTTGTTTTTAACAAGTAGTTTGACAACCTCACGACCAATTCCCCTAGATCCTCCAGTAACTAATGCCGTTTTTTGTTGAAAGTCAGTTGAATTAACTAGCAATTAATTTCCCCCCTCACTTTTA containing:
- the fabG gene encoding 3-oxoacyl-ACP reductase FabG translates to MLVNSTDFQQKTALVTGGSRGIGREVVKLLVKNKTNVVFTYNKSIQEAKSLIEEFSEYDVFVKGVPCDFSKKEEIDHLLNTVSNISPKIHFLVNNAGTNIDKPFFQMEDDEWDNVIQVNLNSTAYLTRKLLRTILVQQGSIVNIASISGIIGTVGQVNYTAAKAGIIGFTKALSREIGSFGVRVNCVAPGYINTDMLNSIPHSKKESAKKQISLNRLGEKEEVAKTILFFLSSNASYITGQTLTVDGGLI
- a CDS encoding acyl carrier protein yields the protein MNYQEKTDLVLSLIAEIADINQEEIQNESTFEEIGVDSLMALELAVHLEREFGVVINEEELINLRKVEDLFQYLV
- a CDS encoding DUF1702 family protein → MKSYKYRFTRRWFYFYQHYFNNQDSFFKKRFKHVLVSFFTGALSPLIIPSTKLLSLVLQKLNPQFYRGFSYEGTAIGFGIKSSFARHKGSHFEKQINQLSPASIYQYYVGLGWWLHLLYKYDQKKYSKLVNQLNPNYSHIMFDGVGFKIGLFHYIYNKQCINLFNNFSEQQKRVCFQGFGRSLWFISRFQWDVALKELNRLGQQFPYRNDILSGMGLAVAYSIFDNLFLGQKIIQSIEEKEDLAPFIQGLAFGLETRKRQDPNLWEMTIENLPKDLINYANNLIDLVHKVKDDLNKTCNNHDFYVLWIDGIRQQIKENGYAEANK